Proteins found in one Perca fluviatilis chromosome 9, GENO_Pfluv_1.0, whole genome shotgun sequence genomic segment:
- the mbd3b gene encoding methyl-CpG-binding domain protein 3b isoform X4 produces MDKNDPSGKKFRSKPQLARYLGNQMDLSSFDFRTGKMLMSKLNKNRQRLRYDNNNQNKGKPDLNTSLPVRQTASIFKQPVTKVTNHPNNKVKTDPQKAVDQPRQLFWEKKLSGLNAYDIAEELVKTMELPKGLQGVGPGCTDKTLLSAIASALHTSAAPITGQLSAAVEKNPGVWLNTTQPLCKAFIVTDEDIRKQEELVYSVRKRLEEALMADMLAHVEEAANEGDTLQEEGNGSEDMESV; encoded by the exons TCCATCTGGGAAGAAGTTTCGGAGCAAGCCTCAGCTGGCCCGTTACCTTGGTAACCAGATGGACCTCAGCTCCTTTGATTTCCGCACGGGGAAGATGCTGATGAGCAAGCTGAACAAGAACCGCCAGAGACTGCGTTATGATAACAACAACCAGAACAAG GGCAAACCTGACTTGAACACATCACTCCCAGTCAGGCAGACGGCCTCCATCTTTAAGCAGCCTGTTACCAAGGTTACtaaccacccaaacaacaaagtgAAGACAGACCCTCAGAAAGCTGTCGACCAGCCCAGACAG CTATTTTGGGAGAAGAAACTCAGTGGTCTTAATGCTTATGACATTGCCGAGGAGCTGGTGAAAACAATGGAACTACCTAAAGGTCTGCAAG GTGTCGGTCCAGGCTGCACAGACAAGACTCTCCTGTCGGCCATTGCGAGCGCTCTGCACACTAGCGCTGCTCCCATCACCGGCCAGCTGTCTGCAGCTGTGGAGAAGAACCCAGGAGTCTGGCTCAACACCACACAGCCGCTGTGCAAGGCCTTCATAGTCACTGATGAGGACATCAG gaaACAGGAGGAGCTGGTGTACAGTGTGAGGAAAAGGCTAGAGGAGGCACTGATGGCTGATATGTTGGCTCATGTCGAGGAGGCTGCCAATGAGGGAGACACTCTGCAGGAGGAGGGCAACGGCAGTGAAGATATGGAGAGCGTATAG
- the mbd3b gene encoding methyl-CpG-binding domain protein 3b isoform X5 — translation MEKKSPSGKKFRSKPQLARYLGNQMDLSSFDFRTGKMLMSKLNKNRQRLRYDNNNQNKGKPDLNTSLPVRQTASIFKQPVTKVTNHPNNKVKTDPQKAVDQPRQLFWEKKLSGLNAYDIAEELVKTMELPKGLQGVGPGCTDKTLLSAIASALHTSAAPITGQLSAAVEKNPGVWLNTTQPLCKAFIVTDEDIRKQEELVYSVRKRLEEALMADMLAHVEEAANEGDTLQEEGNGSEDMESV, via the exons TCCATCTGGGAAGAAGTTTCGGAGCAAGCCTCAGCTGGCCCGTTACCTTGGTAACCAGATGGACCTCAGCTCCTTTGATTTCCGCACGGGGAAGATGCTGATGAGCAAGCTGAACAAGAACCGCCAGAGACTGCGTTATGATAACAACAACCAGAACAAG GGCAAACCTGACTTGAACACATCACTCCCAGTCAGGCAGACGGCCTCCATCTTTAAGCAGCCTGTTACCAAGGTTACtaaccacccaaacaacaaagtgAAGACAGACCCTCAGAAAGCTGTCGACCAGCCCAGACAG CTATTTTGGGAGAAGAAACTCAGTGGTCTTAATGCTTATGACATTGCCGAGGAGCTGGTGAAAACAATGGAACTACCTAAAGGTCTGCAAG GTGTCGGTCCAGGCTGCACAGACAAGACTCTCCTGTCGGCCATTGCGAGCGCTCTGCACACTAGCGCTGCTCCCATCACCGGCCAGCTGTCTGCAGCTGTGGAGAAGAACCCAGGAGTCTGGCTCAACACCACACAGCCGCTGTGCAAGGCCTTCATAGTCACTGATGAGGACATCAG gaaACAGGAGGAGCTGGTGTACAGTGTGAGGAAAAGGCTAGAGGAGGCACTGATGGCTGATATGTTGGCTCATGTCGAGGAGGCTGCCAATGAGGGAGACACTCTGCAGGAGGAGGGCAACGGCAGTGAAGATATGGAGAGCGTATAG
- the mbd3b gene encoding methyl-CpG-binding domain protein 3b isoform X3 encodes MVETKAPSGKKFRSKPQLARYLGNQMDLSSFDFRTGKMLMSKLNKNRQRLRYDNNNQNKGKPDLNTSLPVRQTASIFKQPVTKVTNHPNNKVKTDPQKAVDQPRQLFWEKKLSGLNAYDIAEELVKTMELPKGLQGVGPGCTDKTLLSAIASALHTSAAPITGQLSAAVEKNPGVWLNTTQPLCKAFIVTDEDIRKQEELVYSVRKRLEEALMADMLAHVEEAANEGDTLQEEGNGSEDMESV; translated from the exons TCCATCTGGGAAGAAGTTTCGGAGCAAGCCTCAGCTGGCCCGTTACCTTGGTAACCAGATGGACCTCAGCTCCTTTGATTTCCGCACGGGGAAGATGCTGATGAGCAAGCTGAACAAGAACCGCCAGAGACTGCGTTATGATAACAACAACCAGAACAAG GGCAAACCTGACTTGAACACATCACTCCCAGTCAGGCAGACGGCCTCCATCTTTAAGCAGCCTGTTACCAAGGTTACtaaccacccaaacaacaaagtgAAGACAGACCCTCAGAAAGCTGTCGACCAGCCCAGACAG CTATTTTGGGAGAAGAAACTCAGTGGTCTTAATGCTTATGACATTGCCGAGGAGCTGGTGAAAACAATGGAACTACCTAAAGGTCTGCAAG GTGTCGGTCCAGGCTGCACAGACAAGACTCTCCTGTCGGCCATTGCGAGCGCTCTGCACACTAGCGCTGCTCCCATCACCGGCCAGCTGTCTGCAGCTGTGGAGAAGAACCCAGGAGTCTGGCTCAACACCACACAGCCGCTGTGCAAGGCCTTCATAGTCACTGATGAGGACATCAG gaaACAGGAGGAGCTGGTGTACAGTGTGAGGAAAAGGCTAGAGGAGGCACTGATGGCTGATATGTTGGCTCATGTCGAGGAGGCTGCCAATGAGGGAGACACTCTGCAGGAGGAGGGCAACGGCAGTGAAGATATGGAGAGCGTATAG